The Dethiobacter alkaliphilus AHT 1 nucleotide sequence GTGGCATGCTGGGCTTTTTGGGGCTTTTATACACTCCAACGGCCATGATTATTGCTCAGGTTTTGCTGGCTGTCCCCATAATTATCGGGTTAACGTCGGTGGCTGTTCGCAGTAAAGGAAAAGAAATGCAGGAAACGCTGCTTTCCTTGGGGGCAGAACGCAGATTGATTTTATGGACCATTATGCGTGAGGCGCGGTTTGGCATTCTTGGTGCTCTCATTGCCGGGTTTGGCCGAATCATTGCCGAAGTTGGGGCGGTAATCATGGTGGGTGGTAATATTGCAGGCAGGACAAGGGTTATGACAACTGCCATTGTTCTGGAAGTGGGGATGGGTAATATGGCATTTGCCCTGGCACTGGGTTTGATACTTTTGGTCATAGCGTTTGCTATTTATGCAGTTCTGTATAGAATTCAGTCAGGAGGCAGCGATGAATAAAACCTCCATAATTACGGTAAAAAACCTGACCAAGCGATACAACAAAAAGGAAGTGCTCTGCATTTCTGAACTCAATGCTCTCCACGGCCGCATTTTAGGCTTAATCGGCCCCAGTGGTGCGGGAAAAAGCACCTTGCTGCGCATCCTTAACATGCTGGAGGAGCCTACCACCGGTGAGGTTTCTTATTTACAGCAACCGGCACCTGTCTCGCAGACCGGCAAACTACAGTTGCGGCGAAAAATGACAATGGTTTTTCAGAAAGCGGCACTCTTGGACACCTCGGTCTACAATAATGTGGCTTTTGGCCTCCAAGCCCGTAAGGTGCCTAAACAGGAAATCAGGGAACGTGTGCTTGCCATGCTGGATGATATTGGCATGTTAGCACTTAGCCAACAGCGGGCAAAAACTCTTTCCGGGGGTGAAGCACAACGTATCGCCTTTGCCCGGGCGTTGGTGCTACAGCCGGAAATTCTCTTTCTGGATGAGCCTACAGCAAACCTGGATCCGCCCAATGTGGAACTGCTGGAAGGAATGATTGCCAGACTTAATCAGGACCACGGCACCACTATCCTCTTTGTAACTCATAACCTCTTTCAGGCCCGCCGCCTCTGTCATGATACCGCTTTCTTTTATCAGGGAAAGCTCATTGAAACGAGGGAGACTGAGCAGCTTTTTACCTCTTCGCAAAAAGAACAAACGCGTGCTTTTGTGGAAGGAAAAATGATTTATTAAGCAAAACAGGCACCCAAAAGGGTGCCTGTTTTGCTTAAGGTAGGTTAGTGATGGAAATTAAACACATGCTAAGGGAGTAGCATGAATATTGAAATCGTAACACATACTTCGTCGCCGTTGGGTTAAATTCCTGCCTAAGT carries:
- a CDS encoding ABC transporter ATP-binding protein, with amino-acid sequence MNKTSIITVKNLTKRYNKKEVLCISELNALHGRILGLIGPSGAGKSTLLRILNMLEEPTTGEVSYLQQPAPVSQTGKLQLRRKMTMVFQKAALLDTSVYNNVAFGLQARKVPKQEIRERVLAMLDDIGMLALSQQRAKTLSGGEAQRIAFARALVLQPEILFLDEPTANLDPPNVELLEGMIARLNQDHGTTILFVTHNLFQARRLCHDTAFFYQGKLIETRETEQLFTSSQKEQTRAFVEGKMIY
- a CDS encoding ABC transporter permease, whose protein sequence is MLIFFDPDLYQIIFLTLYVSGSAVILAALIGVPAGTWLGMQPPRKVRFLTLFIYTLMGLPPVVGGLVVFMLLSRRGMLGFLGLLYTPTAMIIAQVLLAVPIIIGLTSVAVRSKGKEMQETLLSLGAERRLILWTIMREARFGILGALIAGFGRIIAEVGAVIMVGGNIAGRTRVMTTAIVLEVGMGNMAFALALGLILLVIAFAIYAVLYRIQSGGSDE